A single region of the Petrotoga sp. 9PWA.NaAc.5.4 genome encodes:
- a CDS encoding SGNH/GDSL hydrolase family protein, which translates to MNSWVSCWSYVPLRIELPKHYQNLEEQMLLIKNNVNGQKIRVTLTNKYDSEEIEFEEIFIGNVYSNSILVKEQGIDSLKLNFKGNKSFLLKPGEKIISDEMDFFTECNEYIRLESRFKRKNRSSVSTGNFFIKDQDITLVSNIKDDLENLYVQKVIKVEIETKEEIKTIVAFGDSITNDSKWTAPLTERLYKEYPGKITLVNSGIYGNRLLNDSESGYFFGEAGLKRFEKDIFEEHNNVGLVVILEGINDIIHPLSGTAPVSEKVDAEKIIEALKLLIYKAHKNDSRILLGTITPFYNYNSVWNENEEKKRQKINKWIRNNNYSDGFIDFDMILRDPTEPRKLYYEYDSGDNLHLSIKGGKKVSESIDTKKLYELCTK; encoded by the coding sequence ATGAATTCGTGGGTTAGTTGTTGGTCGTATGTTCCATTAAGAATCGAGCTTCCTAAACATTATCAAAATTTAGAAGAACAAATGTTGTTAATTAAGAATAATGTCAATGGACAAAAAATAAGAGTAACGTTGACAAATAAATATGATTCTGAGGAAATAGAATTTGAAGAAATTTTTATTGGAAACGTCTATAGTAATTCGATATTAGTTAAGGAGCAAGGTATTGATTCATTAAAACTTAATTTTAAAGGCAACAAAAGTTTTTTATTAAAACCAGGAGAAAAAATTATCAGCGACGAAATGGATTTTTTTACTGAATGTAATGAATATATTAGATTAGAGTCAAGATTTAAAAGAAAAAATAGAAGTAGTGTAAGTACTGGTAATTTTTTTATTAAAGATCAAGATATTACTTTGGTTTCAAATATAAAAGATGATTTAGAAAATTTATATGTACAAAAAGTAATAAAAGTAGAAATAGAAACAAAAGAAGAGATTAAAACGATCGTAGCTTTTGGAGATTCGATTACTAATGATTCAAAATGGACAGCACCTTTAACTGAAAGATTATATAAAGAATATCCTGGAAAAATTACTCTTGTAAATAGTGGTATCTATGGTAATAGATTATTAAATGATTCTGAATCTGGTTACTTTTTTGGGGAAGCAGGACTAAAAAGATTTGAAAAAGATATTTTTGAAGAACACAACAATGTTGGTCTTGTTGTCATATTGGAAGGGATTAATGATATTATTCATCCCTTATCTGGAACAGCTCCAGTTAGTGAGAAAGTCGATGCAGAAAAAATCATTGAAGCATTAAAATTGTTAATTTATAAAGCACATAAAAATGATTCAAGAATATTATTAGGAACTATTACCCCCTTTTATAATTATAATTCTGTATGGAATGAAAACGAGGAAAAGAAAAGACAAAAGATTAATAAGTGGATAAGAAATAATAACTATAGTGATGGCTTTATCGATTTTGATATGATTTTAAGAGATCCTACGGAGCCAAGGAAATTGTATTATGAATATGATAGTGGAGATAACTTACATCTTAGTATTAAAGGTGGAAAAAAAGTTTCTGAATCGATTGATACCAAAAAATTATATGAATTGTGTACAAAATAA
- a CDS encoding methyl-accepting chemotaxis protein, whose amino-acid sequence MLKTIKGKLFIIIMIILIIFGIIVTFNLYSLMNSNNGLTGYKNLSDETNRISEIEMNFFEASLALKDYVITYDDKIKDYFISKVNSIKNYYSDSSEESETTKYLVNQINSYERAFSEIVSLNQKKEELINVDFHNNIDKMRQNILDFKRESQKNNVSALVFYTDNSIKILDNILELTSVYFSSKSAGDKKSVLEALEDLKSQIGFLELGLVSEEMSQLFKELQSTFTNLESTFTQIVETIESQEPIIQQMEEMRVEILDLLEEQRAELKVQQDTLGPTLIEENNTAIMLTIILTVIAFVVSIIMVIYLIRSITKPLTEFRNKINQFKEGDLTVDFESKSKDEIGQMANALSEMSKELRKSMSSIKGASEKVDNASIKLTKASQESRNNSEELKTQMDTIQAYAEETAGNVEEVTSGVDEVARAAQGVSQDAQRLT is encoded by the coding sequence TTGTTAAAAACTATAAAAGGCAAATTGTTTATAATTATTATGATTATATTAATTATTTTTGGAATTATAGTAACTTTTAACCTTTATTCTTTGATGAACTCGAATAATGGTTTAACAGGGTATAAAAATTTATCTGATGAAACAAATAGAATATCAGAAATAGAAATGAATTTTTTTGAAGCTTCATTGGCTTTAAAAGATTATGTTATTACTTATGACGATAAAATCAAAGATTATTTTATCTCGAAGGTTAACTCTATTAAAAATTACTATAGTGATTCATCAGAAGAATCAGAAACTACCAAATACTTAGTAAATCAAATAAACTCCTATGAAAGGGCTTTTAGTGAAATAGTTAGTTTAAATCAAAAAAAAGAAGAACTTATTAATGTAGATTTTCATAATAATATTGATAAAATGCGTCAAAATATTCTTGATTTTAAAAGAGAATCTCAAAAAAACAATGTTTCTGCTCTTGTTTTTTATACCGATAATTCTATTAAAATATTGGATAATATTTTAGAGTTAACTTCTGTATATTTTTCTTCTAAGTCAGCGGGAGATAAAAAGAGTGTATTAGAAGCCTTAGAGGACCTGAAATCACAAATAGGTTTTTTAGAACTCGGTTTAGTATCAGAGGAAATGTCTCAGCTATTCAAAGAGTTACAATCCACTTTTACTAACCTTGAATCTACCTTCACCCAAATAGTTGAGACAATAGAATCACAAGAACCAATAATACAACAGATGGAAGAAATGAGAGTAGAAATATTAGACCTATTAGAAGAACAAAGAGCGGAGTTAAAAGTACAACAAGACACATTAGGACCGACACTCATAGAAGAAAACAACACAGCCATAATGCTAACAATAATACTAACAGTAATAGCGTTTGTAGTATCAATAATCATGGTCATATATCTAATAAGAAGCATAACAAAACCATTGACAGAGTTCAGAAACAAAATAAACCAATTCAAAGAAGGAGATCTAACAGTAGACTTTGAAAGCAAAAGCAAAGATGAGATAGGACAGATGGCGAATGCACTATCAGAGATGAGCAAAGAATTAAGGAAATCGATGAGTTCAATAAAAGGAGCATCAGAAAAAGTAGATAACGCATCCATAAAACTAACAAAAGCATCCCAAGAAAGCAGGAATAATTCTGAAGAGTTAAAGACACAAATGGATACGATACAGGCATATGCAGAAGAAACAGCAGGTAACGTAGAAGAAGTAACATCAGGAGTAGATGAAGTAGCAAGAGCAGCCCAAGGCGTATCGCAAGATGCCCAAAGATTAACC
- a CDS encoding SDR family oxidoreductase, giving the protein MITLKSNLEGKIAVITGGGGILCGSIAKGLAKEGVKTAILDLSLDKARSVAEEILNKGGNAIAIKCDVLNKEEVQSAKEKVIEKYGRCDILINGAGGNHPKGTTTKEIFELSDLQKENRELITFFDLEIEGFEFVFNLNFLGTFLVSQVFLKEMVNHENTTIINISSMSAFSPMTKVPAYSAAKAAVSNFTYWLAVHFAKVGIRVNAIAPGFFLTEQNKNLLIQKDGTPTERYKKIIDHTPLGRLGVPEDLLGTVLWLCDENASGFVTGTVIPIDGGFMAYSGV; this is encoded by the coding sequence ATGATTACTTTGAAATCAAACTTGGAAGGAAAGATAGCTGTAATAACAGGTGGTGGTGGAATACTATGCGGTTCAATAGCAAAGGGATTAGCTAAAGAAGGTGTAAAAACAGCAATACTTGATCTTTCTTTGGATAAAGCTAGATCCGTCGCCGAGGAAATATTGAACAAAGGAGGCAATGCTATAGCAATAAAATGTGACGTACTAAATAAGGAAGAAGTACAATCAGCAAAAGAAAAAGTAATTGAAAAATATGGTAGATGTGATATTTTAATAAACGGAGCAGGGGGGAATCATCCAAAAGGGACAACCACAAAAGAGATTTTTGAGTTATCTGATCTTCAAAAAGAAAACCGTGAATTAATTACTTTTTTCGATTTAGAAATAGAAGGATTCGAATTTGTTTTTAATCTCAATTTTTTAGGTACATTTTTGGTGTCCCAAGTATTTTTAAAAGAAATGGTAAACCATGAAAACACTACTATAATCAACATTTCTTCTATGAGTGCATTTTCTCCAATGACAAAAGTTCCTGCCTACAGTGCTGCAAAAGCTGCTGTTAGTAATTTCACCTATTGGTTAGCAGTACATTTTGCAAAAGTTGGAATTAGAGTTAATGCGATTGCTCCAGGTTTTTTTCTAACAGAACAAAATAAAAATTTACTTATTCAAAAAGATGGAACTCCTACTGAACGATATAAAAAAATAATCGATCATACACCCTTAGGAAGATTAGGCGTTCCAGAAGATCTTTTAGGTACGGTTCTTTGGTTATGTGACGAAAACGCTTCTGGTTTTGTAACTGGTACCGTTATACCAATTGATGGTGGTTTTATGGCTTACTCAGGTGTATAA
- a CDS encoding alpha-glucuronidase family glycosyl hydrolase has protein sequence MIPYSNEKDYHCWLNYEHIKDSLILSQYTDYFKNIVINENNHIIDSIKDEIYYSINKILGISPLINDYTDSNKFIVISKIGKNNLVDSYITNEETIAINEEGFLIKTARTQDKKFIIVTSKSDNGLLYGTFYLIRILQKKTPLDNIYVLENPKSPLRMINHWDNLNGNIERGYAGKSIFYNNYELVDNLDRIRDYARLLSSIGINAIVLNNVNVGKEEARLIDDKIYIVETLYDIFKRYGIKVFVSVNFASPIMIGGLKTADPLNEEVNEWWKKRVDFIYDHVPEFGGFLVKADSEDQPGPFSYNRTHADGANMLAKALTPHNGLLIWRSFVYNCYQDWRDQNTDRAKAAYETFMPLDGQFLDNVIIQIKNGPMDFQVREPVNPLFGGLKKTHQILELQITQEYTGQQKHLCYLVPQWKEVLDFDTYLFGNGTTVSKIVSGSPFNSRNFGIAGVANVGDNINWTGHTLAQANLYGYGRLTWNPELESSQITEEWIKCTFGDDLKLFENLSQMLQNSWEIYEKYTSPLGIGWMVNPGHHYGPNVDGYEYSRWGTYHRANHFGIGVDRTLKSGTGFTKLYHHPNFEMFEHLESCPEELLLFFHHVSYIYKLKNNKTLIQHIYDTHFEGVEDVQWLINLWIELEGLIDNKRYQDVLSKLLEQKEHAEEWRDVINTYFYRKTMISDEKGRKIYP, from the coding sequence ATGATACCTTATTCAAATGAAAAAGATTACCATTGTTGGTTAAACTATGAACATATTAAAGATTCATTGATATTAAGTCAATACACCGATTATTTTAAGAACATAGTGATTAATGAAAATAACCATATAATTGACTCCATAAAAGATGAAATTTATTATTCCATAAATAAAATCTTGGGTATAAGTCCTCTTATTAATGATTACACTGACTCCAATAAATTTATAGTTATATCTAAAATTGGAAAAAATAATTTGGTCGATTCATACATAACAAATGAGGAAACTATAGCTATAAATGAAGAAGGATTTTTAATAAAAACTGCAAGAACCCAAGATAAAAAGTTCATAATAGTAACATCCAAATCTGATAATGGATTATTATATGGGACTTTTTATTTAATTAGGATTCTGCAAAAGAAGACACCCCTTGATAACATATATGTTTTAGAAAATCCCAAATCCCCTTTAAGAATGATTAATCACTGGGATAATTTAAACGGAAACATAGAAAGAGGATACGCTGGAAAATCTATTTTCTATAACAACTATGAATTGGTAGATAACCTAGATAGAATTAGAGATTATGCAAGATTACTTTCATCCATTGGCATAAATGCTATAGTCCTAAATAATGTAAATGTTGGAAAGGAAGAAGCTAGATTAATAGATGACAAAATTTATATTGTAGAAACCTTGTATGATATTTTCAAAAGATACGGTATAAAAGTATTTGTGAGTGTAAATTTTGCTAGTCCTATAATGATAGGCGGTTTGAAAACAGCAGATCCTCTAAATGAAGAAGTAAATGAATGGTGGAAAAAGAGAGTCGACTTTATTTATGATCACGTTCCTGAATTTGGAGGCTTTCTTGTAAAAGCCGATTCAGAAGATCAGCCTGGGCCATTTTCATACAATAGAACACATGCGGACGGAGCTAATATGCTTGCAAAAGCTCTGACTCCACATAATGGACTACTAATCTGGAGATCCTTTGTCTACAATTGTTACCAAGATTGGAGAGATCAAAATACCGATAGAGCAAAAGCGGCTTATGAAACTTTCATGCCATTAGACGGTCAATTTTTGGACAACGTAATTATTCAAATAAAAAATGGACCTATGGATTTTCAAGTTAGAGAACCCGTAAATCCACTTTTTGGTGGCCTTAAAAAAACCCATCAAATACTTGAACTTCAAATTACTCAAGAATACACAGGCCAGCAAAAACATCTTTGTTACTTGGTACCACAATGGAAAGAAGTTTTGGATTTTGACACCTATCTTTTTGGAAATGGAACTACTGTATCTAAAATTGTATCAGGTTCTCCGTTCAATTCAAGAAACTTTGGAATAGCTGGCGTTGCTAATGTAGGGGATAATATTAATTGGACAGGTCACACTTTGGCTCAAGCGAACCTTTATGGATATGGTCGTCTAACGTGGAACCCTGAACTTGAAAGTTCGCAAATTACTGAAGAATGGATAAAATGTACTTTTGGAGATGATTTAAAACTTTTTGAAAATTTGTCACAAATGTTGCAAAATTCTTGGGAAATATACGAAAAATATACATCACCTTTAGGAATAGGTTGGATGGTAAATCCAGGGCATCATTATGGACCGAACGTTGATGGTTATGAATATTCAAGGTGGGGAACTTATCACAGAGCTAATCACTTCGGCATTGGTGTAGATAGAACTTTAAAGTCTGGTACAGGTTTTACTAAACTATATCACCATCCAAATTTTGAAATGTTTGAACATTTAGAAAGTTGTCCCGAAGAATTATTACTTTTCTTTCATCATGTTTCTTACATTTATAAATTAAAAAATAATAAAACTCTCATTCAACATATTTATGATACACATTTTGAAGGAGTGGAAGATGTTCAATGGCTTATAAATCTGTGGATTGAACTTGAGGGACTAATTGATAATAAGCGATATCAAGATGTTTTATCCAAACTCTTAGAACAAAAAGAGCATGCAGAAGAATGGAGAGATGTCATAAATACTTATTTTTATAGAAAAACTATGATCTCTGATGAGAAAGGTAGAAAGATCTATCCTTAA
- a CDS encoding polysaccharide deacetylase family protein — protein sequence MKISFSYYPEGKTKALTMSYDDGQIYDRKLIKIFNQYGIKGTFHLNSGKFDTYPFLNASEIKNLFEEHEVSIHTLNHPFLTSLPKEMVIEEIREDKMKLESLVDYPIRGMSYPYGDYNEEIVKMLPYLGIEYSRTVNSHKSYVLPENFLTWHPTCHHDDHLLERTDEFLKLNSKGRMLLFYVWGHSFEFERKNNWDLIEEFCRLIGNNNEIWYTTNIEIIDYLSALKNLKISVNQKIIYNPSAISVWIDVDGKAIKIESGKYLFL from the coding sequence ATGAAGATATCTTTTAGTTATTATCCAGAAGGTAAAACTAAAGCACTCACAATGAGTTATGATGATGGTCAAATATATGATAGAAAATTGATAAAGATTTTTAACCAATATGGTATCAAAGGAACATTTCACTTAAATTCAGGAAAGTTTGACACATATCCTTTTCTGAATGCATCTGAGATAAAAAATCTTTTCGAAGAGCACGAAGTTTCTATACATACTTTAAATCATCCTTTTTTGACATCATTACCTAAAGAAATGGTTATAGAAGAGATAAGAGAAGATAAAATGAAGTTAGAATCGTTAGTCGACTATCCAATACGAGGTATGTCTTATCCCTACGGAGATTACAACGAGGAAATAGTTAAAATGCTTCCATATCTTGGTATTGAATACTCAAGAACGGTAAATTCTCATAAAAGTTATGTCCTTCCTGAGAATTTTTTAACTTGGCACCCAACTTGTCATCATGACGATCATTTATTAGAGAGAACAGATGAATTTCTTAAATTAAATTCTAAAGGAAGGATGCTTCTTTTTTATGTTTGGGGACACAGTTTTGAATTTGAAAGAAAAAATAATTGGGATTTAATAGAAGAATTTTGCCGATTAATTGGAAACAATAATGAAATTTGGTATACAACAAATATTGAAATTATAGATTATTTAAGTGCGTTAAAAAATTTAAAAATAAGTGTAAACCAAAAAATTATATATAATCCTTCTGCTATATCAGTGTGGATTGATGTTGATGGAAAAGCTATAAAAATAGAAAGTGGAAAATATTTGTTTTTATAA
- the aglA gene encoding alpha-glucosidase AglA translates to MKIAIIGAGSVRFSLQIIGDIAQTEELSGSEICMMDVNEIRLDATYTLAKKYCEELGANLKIEKTMDLEEAVKESNYIINTAYPYPKGVEDGYKRWEIVTEIGEKHGYYRGIGSHEFNMVSTYSYVICSYPDIKLALDIAEKMKKTAPNAWLMQTANPVFEITQAVKELTDVKIVGFCHGSSGVNEIFERLKLSEDKINWQVAGVNHGIWLNKFSYEEKNGYELLNKWIKEESHNWESKGPWDVQLSPAAIDMYKFYGMIPIGDTVRNGSWKYHYNLKTKKRWYGKYGGIDNEIERPKFHNILRKNRERMIELSKKIKEDKNVNLTQEWPEIFKKGEMSGEQHVPFINALSNNKQVRLILNVENQGIIKGIPEDVVVEIPVIVDKNRLQSQTLDPDLDDRVKEYFLIPRIMRMKMALEAFIKKDIEILKEFLVRDPRTKSFKQVEEVLSDIMNHPINSELKKYFNV, encoded by the coding sequence TTGAAAATAGCAATTATAGGAGCAGGAAGCGTGAGGTTCTCACTACAGATAATAGGAGACATAGCACAAACTGAAGAATTATCTGGTTCTGAAATTTGTATGATGGATGTAAATGAAATTAGATTAGATGCAACCTATACTTTAGCAAAAAAATATTGTGAAGAATTAGGAGCGAATCTAAAAATTGAAAAAACGATGGACTTAGAAGAGGCGGTAAAAGAATCTAATTATATAATAAATACGGCATATCCTTACCCAAAAGGGGTAGAAGACGGATATAAAAGATGGGAAATAGTAACAGAAATAGGAGAAAAACATGGTTATTACAGAGGAATAGGCTCCCACGAGTTCAATATGGTCTCAACATATTCTTATGTAATATGTTCATATCCTGATATTAAATTAGCGCTTGACATAGCTGAGAAAATGAAAAAAACAGCTCCCAATGCATGGTTAATGCAAACTGCCAATCCGGTATTTGAAATCACCCAAGCAGTAAAAGAATTAACCGATGTCAAAATAGTAGGATTTTGTCATGGATCATCTGGAGTTAATGAAATATTTGAACGATTAAAATTGTCGGAAGATAAAATAAATTGGCAGGTAGCAGGAGTTAATCATGGGATATGGTTAAATAAATTTAGTTATGAAGAAAAAAATGGATACGAATTATTAAACAAATGGATAAAAGAAGAATCCCACAATTGGGAATCCAAGGGGCCATGGGATGTACAACTCTCACCTGCTGCGATTGACATGTACAAATTTTATGGAATGATACCGATAGGCGACACAGTAAGAAACGGAAGTTGGAAATACCATTACAATCTAAAAACTAAGAAAAGATGGTATGGTAAATATGGAGGAATAGATAACGAAATAGAGAGACCAAAGTTTCACAATATACTTAGAAAAAACAGAGAAAGAATGATAGAACTATCTAAAAAAATAAAGGAAGATAAAAATGTTAATCTCACACAAGAATGGCCAGAAATATTTAAAAAAGGAGAAATGAGCGGGGAACAACATGTCCCTTTTATAAATGCGTTGTCAAACAATAAACAGGTGAGGTTGATACTAAATGTAGAAAACCAAGGAATAATAAAAGGTATACCAGAAGACGTGGTAGTTGAAATACCAGTAATTGTAGATAAAAACAGATTACAATCACAAACGTTAGACCCTGATCTTGATGATAGAGTAAAAGAATACTTTTTGATACCAAGGATTATGAGGATGAAGATGGCTTTAGAAGCATTTATCAAAAAAGACATAGAAATCCTAAAAGAATTCTTGGTAAGGGATCCTAGGACAAAGTCTTTTAAACAAGTTGAGGAAGTTTTATCCGATATAATGAATCATCCCATTAATTCAGAATTAAAAAAATATTTTAATGTGTAG
- a CDS encoding glycoside hydrolase family 3 N-terminal domain-containing protein, whose product MQIYKDPDRSIEERIDDLLKRMTLDEKIAQVGSYWSYEVLDKGKFSIEKANKLLKNGIGQITRPGGATGFSTKQTAKFANEIQNYLISKTRLGIPAFMHEECLSGYMTRGATIFPQMIGLASTWEPELAKKMAQRIKDQMKTLGIHQGLSPVLDVTRDPRWGRVEETFGEDPYLIAKMGVSYVKGIQTDDIKNGIVATLKHFVGYGVSEGGMNWAPAHIPERELREVFLFPFEAAIKEGKAKSLMNAYHEIDGIPCGASENLLRKILREEWGFNGIVVSDYFAINSLMEYHKVASNKEEAAIKALKAGIDVELPSFNCYNEPLKSAIENKNIPLKFLDDAVRNILRLKFEMGLFENPFVKEENIPDNLDTPEDRQLAYEIAKKSIVLLKNEGIVPLKKYKNIKKVAIIGPNADSARNLTGDYTYLTHLETLKQGAFGTSAMEGITFSESELEIKTVYKSLKEKLELNDIQVDYAKGCEINDGNEEMLENAIKLAKQSDVLIVVLEDKSGLTLDCTTGESRDSSKLTLPEAQMDLLKALKKTGKPIIAVLITGRPYSLEWLSNNVSVIFEAWLPGEEGGNAIADIIIGNEVPSGKLPISFPYHVGQIPVYYNHKPSGGRSNWWGDYVDSPSKALYPFGYGLSYTTFEYSNLEIKVEETNIIVSCEVRNTGQFEGDEVVQLYINDEVANTTRPVKELKGFQRISLKPSEKKKVSFNLPIETLAFYNEKMQYIVEKGKFVVMLGSSSEEIRLNGSFYLEKDKFINNQNREFFSEVFVENSN is encoded by the coding sequence GTGCAAATATATAAAGATCCTGATAGATCTATAGAAGAAAGAATAGATGATTTATTAAAACGAATGACTTTAGATGAAAAAATTGCACAAGTTGGGTCATATTGGAGTTACGAAGTATTAGATAAAGGTAAATTTTCAATTGAAAAAGCTAATAAGCTATTGAAAAATGGAATAGGACAAATCACAAGACCAGGAGGAGCAACAGGCTTTTCGACCAAGCAAACAGCAAAGTTTGCAAACGAAATTCAAAATTATCTTATTTCAAAAACAAGGTTAGGAATACCAGCTTTTATGCATGAAGAATGTTTAAGTGGGTATATGACGCGAGGAGCAACAATATTTCCACAAATGATAGGATTAGCAAGTACATGGGAACCAGAACTCGCAAAAAAAATGGCTCAAAGAATAAAAGATCAGATGAAAACATTGGGGATTCATCAAGGATTATCCCCAGTGTTAGATGTTACACGCGATCCTCGGTGGGGAAGAGTTGAAGAGACTTTTGGTGAAGATCCTTACCTTATTGCAAAGATGGGTGTTTCGTATGTAAAGGGTATCCAAACAGATGATATAAAAAATGGAATAGTAGCTACTTTAAAACATTTTGTGGGTTATGGAGTTTCTGAAGGAGGCATGAATTGGGCACCCGCCCATATACCGGAAAGAGAGCTGCGAGAAGTTTTTCTATTTCCTTTTGAAGCAGCTATTAAAGAAGGAAAAGCAAAATCTTTAATGAACGCTTATCATGAAATTGATGGAATACCTTGCGGTGCTTCAGAAAATTTATTAAGAAAAATATTAAGGGAAGAATGGGGTTTCAACGGAATAGTAGTTTCAGATTATTTTGCTATTAATTCTTTAATGGAATATCATAAAGTAGCTTCTAATAAAGAAGAAGCTGCCATTAAGGCATTAAAAGCTGGCATAGATGTTGAACTTCCCTCATTTAATTGTTATAATGAACCTTTAAAGAGTGCTATAGAAAATAAAAATATTCCGCTAAAGTTTTTGGACGACGCGGTTAGAAATATTTTACGTTTAAAATTTGAAATGGGATTATTTGAAAATCCTTTTGTTAAAGAAGAAAATATTCCAGATAATCTTGATACACCTGAAGACAGGCAACTCGCATACGAAATTGCCAAAAAATCTATTGTTTTGTTGAAAAACGAAGGAATTGTCCCTTTAAAAAAATATAAAAATATAAAGAAAGTAGCAATAATAGGACCGAATGCTGATAGCGCGAGAAATTTAACGGGTGATTATACTTATTTAACTCATCTTGAAACTCTGAAGCAAGGTGCGTTTGGAACTTCAGCTATGGAAGGAATTACTTTTTCAGAAAGTGAATTGGAAATAAAAACAGTATATAAAAGCTTGAAAGAAAAATTAGAATTGAATGATATTCAAGTAGATTATGCAAAAGGTTGTGAAATAAACGATGGTAATGAAGAAATGCTTGAAAACGCTATAAAACTTGCTAAGCAGTCTGATGTTTTAATTGTAGTTTTAGAAGATAAATCTGGTTTAACTTTAGATTGTACAACAGGTGAATCTCGAGATAGCTCAAAATTAACACTACCGGAAGCACAAATGGATTTATTAAAAGCTCTTAAAAAAACTGGTAAACCCATTATTGCTGTATTAATAACAGGAAGGCCGTATTCTTTGGAATGGTTATCAAACAATGTATCAGTTATTTTTGAAGCTTGGTTACCCGGTGAAGAAGGAGGAAATGCTATAGCTGATATTATTATTGGCAATGAAGTTCCTTCTGGTAAACTACCTATTTCTTTTCCTTACCATGTTGGACAAATTCCTGTCTATTATAATCATAAACCATCTGGCGGAAGAAGTAATTGGTGGGGAGATTACGTAGATTCTCCTTCTAAAGCATTGTATCCATTTGGATATGGTTTGAGTTACACGACATTTGAATATTCCAATTTAGAAATAAAAGTTGAAGAAACAAATATTATTGTAAGTTGCGAAGTAAGGAATACTGGGCAATTTGAAGGAGATGAAGTTGTTCAATTATATATTAATGATGAGGTTGCAAATACAACTAGACCAGTAAAAGAATTGAAAGGTTTTCAAAGGATATCATTAAAGCCTTCTGAAAAGAAAAAAGTATCATTTAACCTTCCTATAGAAACATTAGCTTTCTATAATGAGAAAATGCAATATATTGTAGAGAAAGGTAAATTTGTAGTTATGTTGGGTTCTTCATCAGAGGAAATAAGGTTAAATGGAAGTTTTTATTTAGAGAAAGATAAATTTATTAATAATCAGAACAGGGAATTTTTTAGTGAAGTATTCGTAGAAAATAGCAACTAA